Sequence from the Rhizobium sp. TH2 genome:
GCCGCAATAGCAATGCGGTGCGACCTGGATGTGGAAGGCCTCCGCCATCGCCGCGATCTTCTTGGTTTCCAGTATGCCGCCGGAGCGGCCGAGATCGGGCTGCAGGATTGTCGCCGCGCGCATTTCGATGACGCGGGCGAATTCGAACTTGGTGGTCAGCCGCTCGCCGGTGGCGATGGGGATGGAGGTGCCGCGCGCGACCTGCGCCATGACCTCGGGCATATCCGGCGGCACCGGCTCCTCGAACCACAGCGGATCGTATTTTTCCAGCGCGCGGGCCATGCGCAGAGCCCCCGACGCGGTGAACTGGCCATGCGTGCCGAACAGGATGTCGGCCCTGGTGCCGACGGCTTCGCGCACCGCCTTCACCATGCGTTCGGAGAGGTCGATATCGATCAGCCGCGGTTGGTGGCCATCATAGATCGTATAGGGGCCGGCGGGATCGAACTTGACCGCGTTGAAGCCTTCCTTGACATATTCAAGCGCGGTGGCGGCAGCCATATCCGGGTCGTTATAGACGTTCTTCGTGCCGGCGAGATCGGCGGGCACCACGCTGCCGGATTTCGGATAGAGATAGGTATAGGTCCTGAGCCGTTCATGCACCTGCCCGCCGAGCAGCTTGTAGACCGGCTTGCCGGCCTCCTTGCCGATAATATCCCAGCAGGCGATTTCGAGTGCCGAGAAGCAACCCATCATGGTCACGTCGGGGCGTTGCGTGAAACCCGAGGAATAGCAGTTGCGGAAGAACGTCTCGATATCGTGCGGATCGCGGCCGACGAGATAGCGCGCGGCGCAATCCTCGATCAGCTTGGCGGTGAGATGCGGATCGAAGGTCGCGTTATAGGCCTCGCCATAGCCGACGACATTGCCATCCGTCGTCAGCTTGACGAAGATGAAATAGGGGCCGCCAAAGCCCGCCTCGTTGGCCACGACCCAGGTCTTCACATCCTTGATCTTCATGAAATCCGTCTCCCTTGAAAGCGGCTTACCTGTAGCCGATTTCATGAGCGCGTGCACGCCGGGAACCGTCAGGAAGAAGGCGGAATTTGAACCGGGCGCCAGAGAATGAAAAGGATGGAAGATGTGCATAACGCAACATCGGGCTTGCGATGCGGGTGCGCATCCGGTTCGATTCCCGTGACAGGAGAACGCGATGAGCGAACCATCCATCAAACTCGAAGCCAGCTGGAAAGCGGCTCTGGCCGGTGAATTCTCAGCACCCTATATGGCCGCCCTCAAAACCTTCCTGCTCGAGGAGAAAAATCGCGGCAAGGTCATCTTTCCGCGCGGACCTGAATATTTTCGCGCGCTCGATCTCACGCCGCTCGGCAAGGTCAAGGTGGTGATCCTCGGCCAGGATCCCTATCACGGCGACGGGCAGGCGCATGGCCTGTGCTTCTCGGTGCAGCCCGGCGTGCGCATTCCGCCGTCGCTGGTCAATATCTACAAGGAAATGGCCGAGGATCTCGGCATTCCACCCGCCCGTCACGGCCATCTCGAACATTGGGCGAAGCAGGGCGTTCTGCTGCTCAACAGTGTGCTGACGGTGGAACGCTCGCTCGCCGCCTCGCATCAGGGCAAGGGCTGGGAGCGGTTCACCGATGCCGTGATCGCCCGCGTCAACGAGCAGGAAAGCCCGGCCGTGTTCATGCTCTGGGGCTCCTACGCCCAGAAGAAGGCCGCCTTCGTCGATCCGCACAAGCACCTGATCCTCAAGGCGCCGCATCCCTCGCCGCTCTCGGCGCATAACGGTTTCTTTGGCTCGAAGCACTTTTCAAGGGCCAACCGGTTCCTCGAGTCGAAAGGGCTCGCGCCGATTGATTGGGCCTTGCCGGAGAAGCCTTGAGCTCCGGTGCCTCGCGCCAGAAGGCCCCGCCCCAAACCCCTCCCCACAAGGGGGAGGGGCTTAACCCGCCGCACTGTCTCGGCCCACTCGACGTCGTGCAAGCCATACCGTTCTCGGTGCAATATCTCGACGGAAGCTTGGGGCAGGCGGTCACCACGGATTGGCCCCTCCCCCTTGTGGGGAGGGGTGCGGGGCGGGGTCTTCAAGCCCAGAGCGAAATTTTTCATGAATAAATTCAACGTCTTATTCGATCCAAAAGAAAATATCTCGCCATTTCCCCTGAATTCTTCCATTCTCCCAGCACTATTCCCTTCAATATCAATCCCTTACGCGAAAAAATCCACACGCTCTCCGGCGACCTTATAATCATCCCCGTTCCGTATCGGCTACACCTTGAGGCGTCAGGGCGAGGCGGGACCGGTGACCGGCATGGAGAAGCGACGTAAGTCTCCATGCAGGGCGTCCGCGAGAAGGGCCAGTCCTCTGGGGACGGCGGCCGAAAGGCTGAGTTTCGCCCCGGACGTGCGCTGTAGCGCACACATTATCGTTCTCCAGTCCCGAAAGGATGGAGATACGGGGGCAGTGCTGGCGAGTTCGGGGATGGAGACACCGTTTGACGGGGCACGGCGACGTGTCTTAACGGCCCGTTCCACAGGCGGGCCTATTACCTCGGCACGGAGACGTGCCCCGGCCGATCCTCTTTGCCCAAGGCGAAGGGATCGGGGACGTGCATGGTCAAACCACGGGGCGGAACCGCCCGCGTGAACGAAGAGGCGTGTTTTGGAGGGAGCGAAGATATTGCCGATGAATTCCCCCAAAACACCCAAACCCCGCGAATTCCAGCCTCATTGGCCCGAACAATCTTTACACTTTTACCCGTCCGGGATATGCGGGCGCACATGAGCACTGAAAACCGCACGCCCCTGTCCCATATCCGCAATTTCTCGATCGTGGCCCATATCGATCACGGCAAGTCGACGCTGGCCGATCGCCTGATCCAGACCACCGGCGGCCTGGCCGATCGTGAAATGTCCGAGCAGGTGCTCGACAACATGGATATCGAGAAGGAGCGCGGCATCACCATCAAGGCGCAGACCGTGCGCCTGCATTATCTCGCCAACAATGGCGAGAAATATGTGCTGAACCTGATGGACACACCGGGCCATGTCGACTTCGCCTATGAGGTCTCCCGCTCGCTGGCCGCCTGCGAGGGCTCGCTGCTGGTCGTCGATGCGTCCCAGGGCGTCGAAGCCCAGACGCTCGCCAATGTCTACCAGGCGCTCGATGCCAATCACGAGATCGTCACGGTCCTCAACAAGATCGACCTGCCGGCCGCCGAACCCGATCGCATCAAGCAGCAGATCGAGGACGTGATCGGCCTCGATGCCTCCGATGCCGTGATGATCTCGGCAAAGACCGGGCTCGGTATTCCCGATGTACTGGAAGCCATCGTCCACCGCCTGCCGCCGCCGAAATCCGGCGATGCCAATGCCCCCCTCAAGGTCATGCTGGTCGATAGCTGGTACGATACCTATCTTGGCGTCATGGTTCTGGTGCGCGTCATCGATGGCGTCCTGAAGAAGGGTCAGGTCATCCGCATGATGGGCACCGATGCCAAATACAGCATCGAGCGTGTCGGCGTGCTGACCCCGAAAATGGTCGCCATCGATGAACTCGGCCCGGGCGAGGTCGGCTTCATCACCGCCTCGATCAAGGAAGTTGCCGATACCCGCGTCGGTGACACGATCACCGAGGACAAGCGTCCCACCGCACAGGCTCTGCCGGGCTTCAAGCCCGCCCAGCCGGTGGTGTTCTGCGGCCTGTTCCCGGTCGATGCCGCCGATTTCGAGGACCTGCGCGCTGCCATGGGCAAGCTTCGCCTCAACGACGCGTCGTTTTCCTTCGAAATGGAGAGCTCGGCCGCACTCGGCTTCGGTTTCCGCTGTGGCTTCCTCGGCCTGCTGCATCTCGAAATCATCCAGGAACGGCTGGAGCGCGAGTTCAATCTCGACCTGATCGCCACCGCGCCATCGGTTATCTACAAGCTCAGCATGACCGACGGTTCAGAGCGCGAGCTGCACAATCCCGCCGACATGCCCGATGTCGTCAAGATCAAGGACATCCAGGAACCCTGGATCCGCGCCACGATCATGACGCCGGACGATTATCTCGGCTCGGTGCTGAAGCTCTGCCAGGATCGCCGCGGCATTCAGGTCGAGCTCACCTATGCCGGCGCCCGCGCCATGGTGACCTACGACCTGCCGCTCAACGAAGTCGTCTTCGATTTCTACGACCGGCTGAAGTCGATCTCCAAGGGCTACGCCTCCTTCGACTACCACCTGACCGACTATCAGGAAGGCAACCTGGTGAAGATGTCGATCATGGTCAATGGCGAGCCGGTCGATGCGCTCTCCATGCTTGTCCACCGCTCGGCAGCGGAAAAGCGCGGCCGCGACATGTGCGAGAAGCTGAAGGACCTGATCCCGCGCCACATGTTCAAGATCCCGATCCAGGCGGCCATCGGCGGCAACGTCATCGCCCGCGAAACGATCTCCGCCATGCGCAAGGACGTGACCGCCAAATGCTACGGCGGCGACGCCACCCGCAAGCGCAAGCTGCTCGACAAGCAGAAAGAGGGCAAGAAGCGCATGCGCCAGTTCGGCAAGGTGGATATTCCGCAGGAGGCGTTTATTGCAGCGCTGAGGATGAGTGATGAGTAGTGGGGGAAGAGGCAGAAGTCACTGTCTCCATCGTCGGCTTCGTCGCAGAAGGTCAACCTAACTTCGTCGAATTCGTGCTTCATGACGCACTCGGTGAAAAATGGCTCTTCCATGATAAAGTTCCGATAGTCAGCGAACTGTATCTTGACGAGCGCTCAAGTTACCCCGTGCCTGCTGTGGTGCGCTGCACGATCGTAGGGCGGTACATCGATGGAGCCGGGCGCCCATTGGCCGTGATCGATACGGGCCAACTCGACCACGTCGAGGAACTCGCCGGCGAAAAAGTCTTTACAGTGCGCGCGGATCAGCTTTCACTTCCGAAGTATCATGCGAAGTCTTGTGACGATCTCAGGCTGAAAGCCTATGCTCTGACCGACCTTGAGGGCGCGCAGGCAGAGCTCTGGTTCCAGTCGCAGCGCGTTGCAGCACGCATTGGATTTGCTGCTGCCAAGCGATGGGCCTATGTGGTTCTTCCCGATTTGGCGATCATTGCAATAGGCCTCAAGCATCTGGGGGAACCTAGCGGGGGTGCTATCTACAAAGATCGAATGTTCGTCGCCTTCGAAAATACCGTTGCAGTATTTAGCTATCCTGACTTGACGCCCGAATTTTCCAGCGAGATTTTTCCGCGATTCAACGAATTCCTTCATATCGATGACCACCAAATCATCATTGCGAACGAGCTAGGTTTTGCGGGCATCTCAATGGATGGCGCGGTTAGCTGGAATAGGTTGTTCGATGACTGGATCGTTACTTACAAAATGGCAGGAGATAAGATCGTCGGGGAGTTTTCGGACGGCGGAAAATTCGAGTTCGACATCCCAACGGAGTTCTGAACCGGCTGCATATGGCGATCAAGATTCCGATGCACTAGCTTGATCTGGCGTCACCTCCGCATCACCCTGGCCGGGTTCCCCACCACCACCGCATTCGCCGCCACGTCCCGCGTCACCACCGAACCCGCGCCCACAATGGCCCGATCCCCGATCGTCACGCCGGCGAGAATAATCGCCCCACCGCCGATCCAGACATCCTCGCCGATCGTCACCGGCTTGGCGATCTCAAGACCTTCGAACCGCATTTTCGGATCCTTGGCGTGCTCCGCGCAATAGACATGCACGCCCGGCCCGAACATGGTGCGGGCGCCGATGCGGACCGGTGCCGTATCGAGAATCGTGCAGCCGGCATTGAAATAGACACCCTCGCCAAGCGCGATGTTGATCCCGTAGGAGCAATGGAAGGGCGCCTCGATGAAGATATCCCCGGCCGCCGATGCAAACAGCGCCCGGAGTTCCGGTGCCAGCGCGCCGCGTTCGTCCGGCGGCATCGTGTTGTGGCGGTGGACGGCGTTTCGCGCCTTTTGCCTCAGCGCCTCCAGTTCCGGATCGAGGCAGCAATACCATTCGCCGTCAGCCATTTTCATTCTTTCGCTCGTCATGCCGCGCCGTCCTTCCGGTATCCGAAGCGAGAAATCCAAGCCGATTGTCTCCCAAGTTGCAATGGCTTGCGGTCGGAACGTCTCTATACTACACATCTGGTATGGGCATGCCCGCTCCGGGCCAGCCCGCTCGCCAAAAGCAGGGGGGACTTACCATGCACAAGTTCAAAATCCTCGACGCCGCGAACGGCCAGTTCCGGGTGCAATTTCTCTACAATTCCGAGGTCATGGTCTGGTCCGAGAACTATGCCTCGAAGGCCAGCGCCAAGAACTGCGTCGAATCGATCAAGAAGAACGCACCGGGCGCCTCCACCGTCGACCTGACCAAGGAAGAGACGGGTTCCGGCTACCGTTTCGAGCTCGTCGAGTCCAAGGATGGGCAGACCTTCGTGCGCTTCAAAGCCTCGAACGGCGAGACCATGGTGCGATCCGAGACCTATGCCAGCAAGGCCAGCGCCAAGAACTGCATCGATTCGGTCAAGACGAACGGTCCAGGCGCCGAAGTGTTCGACGAGACCGGCAAGACGGCCTGACAGACCGGACAGGCGGTCGCGTCTATCGCGTCGTTGAATTCTGACCCGACAGTCGAGCATCATCGACTTTGCTGCGGCAAGAAGGAGTCGCGTCGTGAAGAAGCTGCTGCCGCCTTTTCTTTTCCTCCTGGCGATACTGCTGCTGATCGGGGCCAGATACGTCTGGCCTCAGTCGAACTTGATTCCGCCGCCCTGGCATTGGCTCGGACTGTTGCTCATTGTTGCAGGGCTTGTGGTGGGGATTCCCGCGGCCAATCGTTTCCACAGAATCGGAACCAACATCAGGACATTCAACGAACCCGGCCAATTGGTCACGGAGGGCGCGTTCCGCTATACGCGCAATCCCATGTATCTCGGTTTTTCACTGATGCTGCTCGGGCTGGCGATCGTCTTTCCAATCCTGACGTCCTTCATCGTGGTCGTTGCGTTCGTCGTGATCACCGACCGCTGGTACATCCGGTTCGAGGAAGCGGCGATGGAGCGGAAATTCGGCGATGCCTACCGTGAATATAAGAGCCGGGTCAGACGTTGGCTGTGAAGCAATCACACCGGAACAAACAATGGCCAGCAGCCACTCGCGCTACATCACCGGCAAGCCGATCACCATAAAGGGTCGGCTCATCATCTCCGGCTTCATCCTGCTGGCGGCACTGGTGCTTGGCTTTGCCATCAGCGTGGCACTATACCAGTTCAATCGCGATCTCTTCCGCAAGTCCGACGCGCTCGGCTATGCGCTCTGCGGCGAGGGCCAGCACATCGACGACGTGGCGAGTGGAAGCAAGGGTACGCGGATGATCTGCCGCGATGCCGCGGGCACCGAGGTCAGCGCGCGAAACAACCTGATCGCGGTCAACATGGCGTTGCCCTTCATCATCATGCTTGCCGTGCCGGGTATATTGATGGCCTGGATACTCGATTTCTGGGAAGTGAAACGCCACTGAAAATGAAAAAGGCCCGCATCCCACCGGGATCCGGGCCTCGCTGTCTTCAAGCCGTGACTACTCCGCAGCGCTGACGGCAGCGGCGCGCCGGCCGATCGTCACCTGCGTCAGGATGAAGGCAAGTGCCGCGACCAGCGCGATGCCGGCCACCATTGGCAGTGCCGTGCCATCGAACACCGTGCTGACGATGACCATGGCGAAGGCGGCGGCCACGAAATGCAGCGTGCCCATCAGCGACGAGGCGGTACCGGCGATCTCGCCATGCTCTTCCAGCGCCAGCACGGCGCTGGTGGGAATGACGAGGCCGAGGAAGCCGTAGCCGATGAACAGGAACACCGCCATCACGGGCAGGCTGTCAAAGCCCGAGGCCATCACGGCCGCCATCACCACCATGGTCAGCGCGAAAGCCGTTACGGCAACCTTCATCACCCGTACGAGACCGTAGCGGGCTCCGAAGAAACCCGTCAGCTGTGATACGGAGAAGAAGGACACGGCATTGATCGAGAAGGCGATCGAATACTGCGCCGGCGTCAGCCCGTAATGCTCGATCAGCACGAAGGGCGAGTTGGCGAGGTAGACGAGGAAGCTCGAAATCCCTAAGCCCCCGATGAAGGTCAGCGTCAGGAAGTTCTTGTCGCGCAGCAGCAGTCCATAGGCGGAAAGCGCCGCCTTGATGCTGCTTTCACGCCGATGCTCGACCGGACGCGTCTCTTCCATCTGGGTCGCGAGCAGGACGAGGCCGATGAAGGCCGCGACCGTCACCGCCCAGAACACGCCACGCCAGCCATAGAACTCGATGACGACGCTGCCCGAAAGCGGCGCCAGGATCGGCGAGATCGAAAAGACCAGCATCAGGAGCGACATCAGCCGCGCGGCCTCGACGCCCGTATGCATGTCGCGCACCACGGCGCGGGGGATGACCATGCCGGCAGCGCCACCGATGCCCTGCAGGAAGCGGAAGGCGATCAGGCTCTCGATATCGGTCGCCAGCGCGCAACCGATACTGGCTGCGGCAAAGATGCCAATGCCGAGATAGAGCGGCAGCTTGCGCCCCCACATGTCGGAAAGCGGGCCATAGACCAGCTGCGACAGCGCGAAGGAGATGAAGAACGCCAGCAGGCTGAGCTGGGTCACCGAAGTATCGGAGCCAAGATCCTTGCCAATGGCCGGCAGCGCCGGAAGATACATGTCGATCGCGAAGGGCCCGATCGCGGATAAGAGGCCGAGAATGATGGCCGGACGATAGAAAGAAGCGGTCATGATGTCGTCTTTCATAAAACGCAGGCGGACCAGCCGGATTGCCATCCGCCGCTTGCTTCTATTGATGAGTGATACGGGGGAAGGCGCGGCTTGGGAGGATCGCACCTTCGATAAACACCGTGTCCATAAATTTGGACACGCATGTAAAATTAGACACTATTGTCTAAATCGTCAAGGTGCATTATCTTTTAGTGATGAACAAAAATCTGGCAGTGGCGGAAACCCTGGATTCGATTGCGCCGCGCGGGCACCAGGGCAAGCGCCAATCGATCATCGGTGCCGCGGCGGACGTGTTCTGCCGCGAAGGATTCGGCGGCGCCTGCATCGACGAGATCGCGGTCGAGGCGCGGGTGTCGCGCCAGACCGTCTACAATCACTACCGCGAGAAGGAGACCCTTTTCATGGCGGTGGTGGAGGACGTGCTGGCGCGTGCCAATGCCGCCGTCTTTGCACTGCTCTCGACGTTTCCCGAAAACGCCGACAATCTGGAAGAGGATCTTGCAGCCTTCCTCGTGCGGCTCAACAAGAACTGCGTCTGCAACAAGGACGGCCGCTTCCTGCGCAAGCTGGTGCAGACCGAGGGCGCGCGCTATCCGCATCTTTTCGAATCCTGGCGTCGCCAGGGTCCGTTGAAGCTGACAAGCGCGATCGCGGCGCGTCTAGCGCGACTTAGCGCCAGCGGTGCGCTCGAGATCGACGATTTCGACGTCGCGGCCCGGCAGTTTCTCGCACTCGGCAATGCCGACCTGCAAATGCCGTTGCTGCTCGGCGAGACACCTGCTGAGGTGGAGCTCGAAAGTGCTGCCCGCAATGCGGTGCGGACATTCCTGCGCGCCTTTGGCGGCCGGAAGGTTGAAGGGCCTTCATTCGCCGAGGCGATCTGAATATCTAACGCGCCACTCCGGCCTTCTCCTTCGCCACCCGGTATCGCGCGGCACTTGCCGCCGGCCATTCCTGCCTCGCATCATAATATTCCTCGAAGGCACGGGCGCCATCCGGCAGCACGACCCAGGGCAGTTTCGAGCGCGTATAGATATGAACGTCGGGCATGAAGTCATCCGGCGTGTCGAGAGTGACGATCCGCAGGAACCGCAGCCATGTGCGGCCGCCATAGTCGCTCCACAGCGGCGATCGGCATTCGCTGCAACGATAGATGTCATGCGGATGACCGCTCTCCGTCGCCATGCGCACCGGTTCCGGCGCTTTGCCGAGAAGCTCGATCCGGTCGGCTTCGATCAGGCCGTTGATTGCAAAGGCACTGCCCGTCTGTCGCTGGCAGTCGCGGCAATGACAGCAATGGATGAACATCGGCCGGCCGTGCATTCTATACCTGACGCCGCCGCAAAAGCATTGCCCGTTCCAAGCATCCGGCATACCGCATCCTCCGCCACCGCTGCCGATCCTGACCGATGGAAGGCCAAAAGAAAAGAGGGTGCGGAAACCGCACCCTCTCAAAATCTATGATCCGGAAATAAGGATCAGTTGTCGCTCGCCGCGAACTCGTTCCGTTCGCCGCCATCCGAATCCGGTCCATCATCGCCACCGAGCGAAGCGGTCTCGGTTTCCAGAATGCGGCGAAGGGAGGCAGCGATCGCGACGATACGAGCGCGTTGCTCGGGGTTCGACACCTGCAGGGCAGCGGCATCGACCGCATTGGCCATGCTCTGGCGAGTTTCCGGCTGTACGCTCTGCGCTTCGTTGCCAATGGCAACGACGAGATCGGCAATCGCCTTGTCCTTGTCGGCCGGCGATCCGCCCATGGCGGCGATTTCCGCATTGACCAAAGCCACACAGTTGCCGCCGCTGGCGCAGCCTGCTGCGACGCTGGCTGCGCTCGCAAATGCAATCGACGGAAGCACCGCACAGGCAAAAGCCATCGCAACAACAGTACGTTTAAACATGGTAAATCCCCATAAAACCCTCATTACTAGAAAACGTAACACATTCTTTACCAAGCAACAATTGGAATCTTTCGCACCCGCGAAATATTGCCGGGAGGACGACAATATCACGCTGCTTACACGAAAAATCCGTGCATTTGCACAATAAACCGGCGCATCCCCAAAGTTGAGCTCAGCTGTTGCTTGCTTCTTGATCGCGCGTTTGCCGTTTTCTGTCCTGAATTGGGGCAGATGCATTGCTTCGAGCGTCCCCGAAAACGACAGATAGGTCAAATTTTAGCGATTGGTTTGAGGAGGCCTTAGCGGGTCATCGGTAGATTGGTGTCATCGGCGGAGAGAATATCTGGAAAAACAGGAACCTTCGCCCCAACCAAACGGCACCAGGCCCGGCAACAAAAGGGCAGGCCGGAAAACGGGGATGACTGATATGTTTCGCAAGCTTATCGTCGCGGCTCTCGCGGCTCTGACATTCACCGCGGCAATCGTGCCCGAGGCCAATGCCTGGAACCTCGGCTCCCGCTCGCGCCACCAGCGCGCCGAGATGGCCGCCGCCCCGCTCGCCTTCCAGCTGTTCTGCCTCAAGAACCCCTCGGAATGCCGTAAGTCGCGCCGCTCGGTCGTCGCCTACACACCGAAGATCCGCGCGCTTCTCGTGTCGGTCAATGCCCAGGTCAACCGCTCGATCCGCCCACGCCGCGAGCGTGGCGACACATGGTCGATCAATCCGGCTTACGGCGATTGCGACGACTATGCGATGACCAAGCGCCACAAGCTGATCCGCGCCGGCGTGCCTGCCTCGGCCTTGAAGATCGCCGTCGTCCGCACCCGCCGTGGCGAGGGCCATGCGATCCTGATCGTCAAGACGACGTCTGGCGAATTCGCGCTCGACAATATCCGCAAGTCGATCGTCCGCCGCTCGCGGACCGGCTACCGTTTCGAAAAGCTCGTGTGACCTGAAGATTGTGTGACTGGCCGGGGCCGCGCGTTCAAGCGGCCCTGACCCCCGGCACGGTGCCGGCCAGCGTACCGCGGACCGGCGCCAACCAACAGCCTCACCGCCAACCAATCCTCACCGCCAGTCTCCGCGTCCCCGGAGACTGGCTATCCTCCCCGGCGTCAAACGCCGGGGCTTTTTGGTGTCTACAAATGAGAGCGAGCGTTGCCTGGTATCGTAGCCGGAATGCTTATAGCCTGCGGCGAGCTTCGCCTGCCGCGGGCTGCAATCGTCACAAATGTAGTTAGGTCAACTTGCCAGAATGACGGAAATATTGCCGGTACCGGTGATCTTGAGCGCGCCGAGTTTCCCGGTCGCATAGGCGCCGAGATCGATGTTTATCCGCTGTTGCGCCAGATCGGGATACTCGATCGGGGTATGGCCGTGGATGACGCGGTAGCCGGTGCCCGCGTCTGGCCAGATGAAATCCGGAGGACGCGACCACAAAAGGACTTGCTCGCGCTGGTCCGCGAGCGGGAGCAGAGGGTCGACGCCGGCATGGACGAAGCAGTAGCCGGGCACGGTCAGCATCGAGGGCAGCGCGCCGAGAAACTGCAGATGATCCTCGGGAATGTGGCTCGCCAGTTGGCGGCCCAGACGCGCGGTATCGCGGTCGAGATCGTAAAGACCGTAGGAAGCCAGGGTTTCGCGTCCGCCGAAGTCGAGCCAGCCATTGCCGTAGTTGGCGTTCGTGAGGAAATCAAAGGCGATTTCCTCATGGTTGCCGGCCAGGCAAAGGCGTTTGAAGCCGCTGGGCGGCGCAGAGAGCAGATGATCCAGTACCATCGCCGACGATGGTCCCCGGTCGATATAGTCGCCGAGACAGACGAGCCACTTTTCCCCGT
This genomic interval carries:
- a CDS encoding mandelate racemase/muconate lactonizing enzyme family protein yields the protein MKIKDVKTWVVANEAGFGGPYFIFVKLTTDGNVVGYGEAYNATFDPHLTAKLIEDCAARYLVGRDPHDIETFFRNCYSSGFTQRPDVTMMGCFSALEIACWDIIGKEAGKPVYKLLGGQVHERLRTYTYLYPKSGSVVPADLAGTKNVYNDPDMAAATALEYVKEGFNAVKFDPAGPYTIYDGHQPRLIDIDLSERMVKAVREAVGTRADILFGTHGQFTASGALRMARALEKYDPLWFEEPVPPDMPEVMAQVARGTSIPIATGERLTTKFEFARVIEMRAATILQPDLGRSGGILETKKIAAMAEAFHIQVAPHCYCGPIVAAANIQLATTLPNFLIIEAIKQFDGFHETLLEKKIEWRDGHVIPSKEPGLGVVLNEAILDDYPWSGPQLHLSMVEQVIGG
- the lepA gene encoding translation elongation factor 4, whose protein sequence is MRAHMSTENRTPLSHIRNFSIVAHIDHGKSTLADRLIQTTGGLADREMSEQVLDNMDIEKERGITIKAQTVRLHYLANNGEKYVLNLMDTPGHVDFAYEVSRSLAACEGSLLVVDASQGVEAQTLANVYQALDANHEIVTVLNKIDLPAAEPDRIKQQIEDVIGLDASDAVMISAKTGLGIPDVLEAIVHRLPPPKSGDANAPLKVMLVDSWYDTYLGVMVLVRVIDGVLKKGQVIRMMGTDAKYSIERVGVLTPKMVAIDELGPGEVGFITASIKEVADTRVGDTITEDKRPTAQALPGFKPAQPVVFCGLFPVDAADFEDLRAAMGKLRLNDASFSFEMESSAALGFGFRCGFLGLLHLEIIQERLEREFNLDLIATAPSVIYKLSMTDGSERELHNPADMPDVVKIKDIQEPWIRATIMTPDDYLGSVLKLCQDRRGIQVELTYAGARAMVTYDLPLNEVVFDFYDRLKSISKGYASFDYHLTDYQEGNLVKMSIMVNGEPVDALSMLVHRSAAEKRGRDMCEKLKDLIPRHMFKIPIQAAIGGNVIARETISAMRKDVTAKCYGGDATRKRKLLDKQKEGKKRMRQFGKVDIPQEAFIAALRMSDE
- a CDS encoding GFA family protein, encoding MPDAWNGQCFCGGVRYRMHGRPMFIHCCHCRDCQRQTGSAFAINGLIEADRIELLGKAPEPVRMATESGHPHDIYRCSECRSPLWSDYGGRTWLRFLRIVTLDTPDDFMPDVHIYTRSKLPWVVLPDGARAFEEYYDARQEWPAASAARYRVAKEKAGVAR
- a CDS encoding TetR/AcrR family transcriptional regulator — its product is MNKNLAVAETLDSIAPRGHQGKRQSIIGAAADVFCREGFGGACIDEIAVEARVSRQTVYNHYREKETLFMAVVEDVLARANAAVFALLSTFPENADNLEEDLAAFLVRLNKNCVCNKDGRFLRKLVQTEGARYPHLFESWRRQGPLKLTSAIAARLARLSASGALEIDDFDVAARQFLALGNADLQMPLLLGETPAEVELESAARNAVRTFLRAFGGRKVEGPSFAEAI
- a CDS encoding YegP family protein, translating into MHKFKILDAANGQFRVQFLYNSEVMVWSENYASKASAKNCVESIKKNAPGASTVDLTKEETGSGYRFELVESKDGQTFVRFKASNGETMVRSETYASKASAKNCIDSVKTNGPGAEVFDETGKTA
- a CDS encoding multidrug effflux MFS transporter, which translates into the protein MTASFYRPAIILGLLSAIGPFAIDMYLPALPAIGKDLGSDTSVTQLSLLAFFISFALSQLVYGPLSDMWGRKLPLYLGIGIFAAASIGCALATDIESLIAFRFLQGIGGAAGMVIPRAVVRDMHTGVEAARLMSLLMLVFSISPILAPLSGSVVIEFYGWRGVFWAVTVAAFIGLVLLATQMEETRPVEHRRESSIKAALSAYGLLLRDKNFLTLTFIGGLGISSFLVYLANSPFVLIEHYGLTPAQYSIAFSINAVSFFSVSQLTGFFGARYGLVRVMKVAVTAFALTMVVMAAVMASGFDSLPVMAVFLFIGYGFLGLVIPTSAVLALEEHGEIAGTASSLMGTLHFVAAAFAMVIVSTVFDGTALPMVAGIALVAALAFILTQVTIGRRAAAVSAAE
- a CDS encoding transglutaminase-like cysteine peptidase, with amino-acid sequence MTDMFRKLIVAALAALTFTAAIVPEANAWNLGSRSRHQRAEMAAAPLAFQLFCLKNPSECRKSRRSVVAYTPKIRALLVSVNAQVNRSIRPRRERGDTWSINPAYGDCDDYAMTKRHKLIRAGVPASALKIAVVRTRRGEGHAILIVKTTSGEFALDNIRKSIVRRSRTGYRFEKLV
- a CDS encoding isoprenylcysteine carboxylmethyltransferase family protein, coding for MKKLLPPFLFLLAILLLIGARYVWPQSNLIPPPWHWLGLLLIVAGLVVGIPAANRFHRIGTNIRTFNEPGQLVTEGAFRYTRNPMYLGFSLMLLGLAIVFPILTSFIVVVAFVVITDRWYIRFEEAAMERKFGDAYREYKSRVRRWL
- a CDS encoding sugar O-acetyltransferase, whose protein sequence is MTSERMKMADGEWYCCLDPELEALRQKARNAVHRHNTMPPDERGALAPELRALFASAAGDIFIEAPFHCSYGINIALGEGVYFNAGCTILDTAPVRIGARTMFGPGVHVYCAEHAKDPKMRFEGLEIAKPVTIGEDVWIGGGAIILAGVTIGDRAIVGAGSVVTRDVAANAVVVGNPARVMRR
- the ung gene encoding uracil-DNA glycosylase gives rise to the protein MSEPSIKLEASWKAALAGEFSAPYMAALKTFLLEEKNRGKVIFPRGPEYFRALDLTPLGKVKVVILGQDPYHGDGQAHGLCFSVQPGVRIPPSLVNIYKEMAEDLGIPPARHGHLEHWAKQGVLLLNSVLTVERSLAASHQGKGWERFTDAVIARVNEQESPAVFMLWGSYAQKKAAFVDPHKHLILKAPHPSPLSAHNGFFGSKHFSRANRFLESKGLAPIDWALPEKP